Proteins encoded within one genomic window of Dyadobacter chenhuakuii:
- a CDS encoding PVC-type heme-binding CxxCH protein: protein MTISKLLGACILPCLLLVTTAGLRTKPVTREVPPEKALATFQLPDNFQIELVASEPLLSDPVAMEIDEYGRMYVVEMHGYPLDKSGTGKVRILEDADGDGKMDKTTVFAEGLVLPTGIMRWKKGILVTDPPNVLYLEDRDGDGRSDIRDTLLTGFAMSNPQHNFNNPLLGIDNWIYLGHEPAVTAKVFQEEFGDRGGEIFYPKEKGGKTLPQNALGRSVRFNPDRKDIEILSSYTQFGHTFDKWGRYLLVSNANPGYHEVIAARYLNRNPDLLVSNVTQSISDHSSEVFPITKNPLHQLLTDVGVFTSACGITSYQGGLFPAPFDSVTLVAEPVSNIVHADIIRDKGASFTASRLYKDKEFLASTDPWFRPVNMYIGPDGALYVVDYYRQIIEHPEWMADDVIKSGALYNGVDKGRIYRITPKGTAKASWTKNLKLGDAPEDELVQQLANPNIWWRRNAQRLLLDRNPQHALPALEKMASNAASPAGRLHALWTLEGLNKLGTKTIVHALQDKEAGVRENAVRLAELHLQQSPELSEKLLNMRNDANAKVRFQLLATLGFVDTPQAAEVRQAILFRDLNDPWVQIAALSAPTSGKGVLMDAVLKNYKPAIPAYASLVERLSTMAGTSGDTAAIKKLVRNALTNDASKGKPLTKADWRPALLHGLAQSMKKPKDPGALKDTKTMLLQAALSNPSAALREASLRLLKTTGLPQSNESVLAMQRSAKLAADPNAAPERRNDAIQFLSLDNPAKYEQILKKLVAPHEPRAIQLTALKTLSAIPDETVSHFLLENWPSLTPDLRDVAISTFMVNDKRIKLLLDGVESGKIHQESIGWPRSVGLMAQGNEALRNRSRALLTKKDDTRQGIIKKYNEALSLTGNASSGKMVYQKNCSVCHQIGGSEGVAFGPDLGTIRNRRPESIVGDILDPNLSIADGYDIWIIELKAGESVQGLIANETPTAITVSNYGGQKTVIARKDIKSLKALGMSSMPAGLEAEIDQQAMADLLAYIKQPK, encoded by the coding sequence ATGACTATTTCAAAATTGCTTGGCGCTTGCATACTGCCGTGTTTGCTGCTTGTGACAACTGCAGGCTTACGCACTAAACCTGTTACCCGCGAAGTGCCGCCGGAAAAGGCGTTGGCCACATTTCAGTTGCCCGACAATTTTCAGATCGAGCTTGTGGCAAGCGAGCCGCTGCTATCCGATCCGGTGGCTATGGAAATTGATGAATATGGCCGTATGTATGTGGTAGAAATGCACGGGTATCCTTTGGATAAAAGCGGAACAGGAAAAGTGCGGATCCTGGAAGATGCGGACGGAGATGGTAAGATGGACAAAACGACCGTTTTTGCCGAGGGACTCGTGCTTCCAACGGGTATTATGCGCTGGAAAAAGGGAATATTGGTCACGGATCCCCCTAATGTGCTTTACCTGGAAGACCGGGATGGCGATGGCAGGTCGGACATCCGCGACACTTTGCTGACCGGGTTCGCTATGTCGAACCCGCAGCATAACTTCAATAACCCGCTGCTGGGCATTGATAACTGGATTTACCTGGGACATGAACCCGCCGTTACCGCCAAGGTTTTTCAGGAAGAGTTTGGCGACCGGGGCGGCGAGATTTTTTACCCGAAAGAAAAAGGCGGTAAAACGTTGCCGCAAAATGCATTGGGCCGCAGCGTCCGTTTTAATCCGGATAGAAAAGACATTGAGATCCTTTCCAGCTATACCCAGTTTGGCCATACCTTCGACAAATGGGGCCGTTACCTGCTGGTGAGCAATGCTAACCCTGGTTACCACGAAGTGATCGCTGCCCGCTATCTGAACCGCAATCCCGACCTGCTGGTATCGAACGTAACGCAAAGCATTTCTGATCATTCGTCGGAGGTGTTTCCCATCACCAAAAACCCATTACACCAGTTGCTGACCGACGTGGGCGTTTTTACCTCTGCCTGCGGCATTACCAGTTACCAGGGAGGACTTTTCCCCGCTCCTTTCGACAGCGTAACGCTGGTAGCCGAGCCGGTCAGCAACATTGTTCACGCAGATATCATCCGCGACAAAGGCGCCAGTTTCACGGCCAGCCGCCTATACAAGGATAAGGAATTTCTTGCCTCGACAGATCCCTGGTTCAGGCCTGTGAATATGTACATTGGTCCCGATGGTGCTTTGTATGTGGTGGATTATTACCGGCAGATCATTGAGCATCCTGAGTGGATGGCCGATGATGTGATCAAATCCGGCGCATTGTACAATGGTGTAGACAAAGGCAGGATTTATCGTATTACACCAAAAGGAACCGCAAAAGCTTCCTGGACCAAAAACCTGAAACTTGGCGACGCGCCGGAGGACGAGCTGGTGCAGCAGCTTGCCAACCCTAATATCTGGTGGAGAAGAAACGCGCAGCGATTGCTGCTGGACAGAAACCCTCAGCATGCTTTACCCGCTTTGGAAAAAATGGCTTCTAACGCTGCATCCCCGGCAGGCAGATTGCATGCACTCTGGACATTGGAAGGATTAAACAAACTGGGCACCAAGACCATTGTCCATGCATTACAGGACAAAGAAGCGGGTGTGAGAGAAAACGCGGTCAGGCTGGCAGAACTCCATTTGCAGCAATCTCCGGAGCTTTCGGAAAAGCTGCTGAATATGAGAAACGATGCTAATGCAAAAGTGCGGTTTCAGCTCCTCGCTACACTGGGCTTTGTAGATACACCGCAGGCTGCGGAGGTGCGCCAGGCAATTTTGTTCAGAGATTTGAATGATCCCTGGGTACAAATTGCTGCATTGTCAGCTCCTACGTCCGGAAAAGGTGTGCTAATGGATGCGGTATTGAAGAATTACAAACCAGCAATCCCGGCTTATGCTTCGCTTGTGGAGCGACTGAGCACGATGGCGGGCACCAGCGGCGACACAGCTGCGATTAAAAAGCTGGTCAGAAATGCATTGACAAATGACGCATCCAAAGGCAAACCATTGACCAAAGCCGACTGGCGTCCTGCTTTATTGCACGGTCTGGCGCAAAGTATGAAGAAACCGAAGGATCCCGGCGCACTGAAAGACACGAAAACGATGCTATTGCAGGCCGCGTTATCCAACCCGTCGGCGGCTTTACGCGAAGCAAGTTTACGCTTGTTAAAAACAACCGGTTTACCGCAAAGCAACGAATCGGTGCTGGCTATGCAGCGGTCTGCGAAACTTGCAGCCGACCCCAATGCCGCGCCCGAAAGGCGAAATGATGCTATCCAGTTCTTATCTCTGGACAACCCGGCAAAGTATGAGCAGATCCTGAAAAAACTGGTTGCACCCCATGAGCCCCGTGCCATTCAGCTGACCGCATTAAAAACCCTGAGCGCTATCCCTGATGAAACGGTAAGCCATTTTTTGCTCGAAAACTGGCCATCACTCACCCCCGACCTCCGGGATGTGGCTATCAGTACTTTTATGGTTAATGACAAGCGTATCAAATTGCTGCTTGACGGTGTGGAATCAGGTAAAATCCATCAGGAAAGTATCGGATGGCCACGTAGTGTAGGGCTTATGGCGCAAGGTAACGAAGCGCTGAGAAACCGGTCGAGGGCGTTGCTGACAAAGAAAGACGACACCCGGCAAGGCATTATTAAAAAATACAACGAAGCATTGAGCCTCACGGGTAATGCATCTTCCGGAAAGATGGTTTATCAGAAAAATTGCTCTGTATGTCACCAGATCGGCGGAAGCGAAGGTGTGGCTTTCGGTCCGGACCTGGGTACGATCCGCAACCGGCGCCCGGAGTCGATCGTGGGCGATATCCTGGACCCCAATCTTTCGATTGCCGATGGTTACGATATCTGGATCATTGAATTAAAAGCAGGTGAATCCGTGCAGGGATTGATCGCTAACGAAACGCCTACTGCGATTACAGTAAGCAATTACGGCGGGCAGAAAACGGTGATTGCCCGGAAGGATATCAAATCACTCAAAGCACTGGGCATGTCGAGCATGCCCGCAGGACTGGAAGCTGAAATTGACCAGCAGGCGATGGCAGATTTGCTAGCCTATATCAAACAACCCAAATAA
- a CDS encoding neutral/alkaline non-lysosomal ceramidase N-terminal domain-containing protein — protein MRYLTMRFLPVCIILAHIVFTNAAFAQNFRASVVKVDITPDNSQQLLGYQARKSTGVHDKIYHRIAAMDDGKTQFYIISTDICLISPSQYDKLTARLQKQLGITPMQVWWAATHTHSAPEVGPAGLPSVFLGDRYKHEFDAQYTDLVEQKIVDGMVEAKKNLAPAKLGTGWGSSNANINRRARSIEGKTSLGMNPDGPVDRRIGLLRLEKADGSLLALIANYAMHGTVMSGENLLISGDGPGIVSEYVEQKTGAPLLYINGAAGNIAPIYSVYPSPAAGRLNQFKAMLGEKIIDASKTITATSNQVTLKAAGTIVEIPRKEGLGWPDDLKNYTRTTKAGVNMIRLPVRFLKVNDDVAIWSAPLELFCEISNEVRDRSPFPYTFYFGYTNGWLGYLLAEEELQYGGYEPTVSPYAPGAAKSLTEAVVNYLQGDMRSGH, from the coding sequence ATGCGATACCTAACAATGCGTTTTTTACCCGTTTGCATTATTCTTGCCCATATTGTTTTTACAAATGCTGCTTTTGCTCAAAACTTCCGGGCCTCGGTGGTCAAAGTTGATATAACACCGGATAATTCGCAGCAACTATTGGGTTACCAGGCGCGTAAATCCACCGGTGTGCACGATAAGATCTATCACCGCATTGCGGCTATGGATGACGGCAAGACGCAGTTTTACATTATTTCAACCGATATATGTCTCATCTCGCCTTCCCAATACGACAAGCTGACGGCCAGGCTGCAAAAGCAGTTAGGCATTACGCCGATGCAGGTTTGGTGGGCAGCAACGCACACGCATTCGGCGCCGGAAGTAGGCCCGGCTGGCTTGCCTTCCGTATTTTTAGGAGATCGCTACAAGCATGAATTTGATGCGCAGTATACCGATCTGGTAGAACAAAAGATCGTTGATGGAATGGTAGAAGCGAAGAAAAACCTGGCTCCCGCAAAGCTTGGAACCGGCTGGGGATCATCGAATGCCAATATCAATCGCCGCGCCAGGAGCATTGAGGGAAAAACAAGCCTGGGTATGAACCCGGACGGCCCGGTTGACCGCCGCATCGGGTTGCTTCGCCTGGAGAAAGCCGACGGCAGCCTGCTTGCACTGATCGCCAATTATGCTATGCATGGGACCGTCATGAGCGGAGAAAACCTGCTCATCAGCGGCGACGGCCCTGGAATTGTGTCGGAATATGTAGAACAAAAAACCGGCGCTCCATTGCTATATATCAATGGCGCAGCTGGAAACATCGCCCCTATTTACAGCGTTTACCCAAGCCCGGCAGCGGGACGTTTGAACCAGTTCAAAGCTATGCTGGGTGAAAAGATCATTGACGCCAGCAAAACCATTACTGCAACTTCCAATCAGGTGACGCTTAAAGCGGCTGGCACCATCGTAGAAATCCCACGAAAAGAAGGTCTGGGCTGGCCCGATGATCTGAAAAATTATACGCGGACTACCAAGGCAGGTGTAAATATGATCCGGTTACCGGTCCGTTTTCTTAAAGTAAATGACGACGTGGCCATTTGGAGTGCACCGCTTGAACTGTTCTGCGAAATCTCGAATGAAGTACGCGATCGCTCGCCATTTCCGTATACTTTCTATTTTGGATATACCAATGGCTGGCTGGGTTATTTGCTGGCAGAGGAAGAATTGCAATATGGCGGCTACGAACCCACTGTTTCTCCCTACGCGCCAGGGGCTGCAAAATCGCTGACCGAAGCGGTAGTCAATTACCTGCAGGGCGATATGCGCAGCGGACATTAA
- a CDS encoding polysaccharide deacetylase family protein produces MKHLIIPILTLFCFYTEPLLAQNKPFKWPEGKRMAISLSFDDARLSNVDEGTALLNEYGVKATFYLVPNNAKQRLEGWKKAVASGHEIGNHSINHACSGNFVWARKNPLEDYTLEKMREELIETNRQLKDMLGVTPTVYAYPCGQTSLGRGKNTQSFVPLISELFVSGRTWLDEAPVDPTYCDMAQLTGMETDGKSFEQILTIIKDAAKNGQWLVLAGHETAASGAQTTRLDMLRQLCAYAKDPANGIWIAPVGEVAAYVKAARDTINIPEMVGPQTDGKIVLNANTGKGLGPKIQYMPEWKAFGWFTAADRVEWDVDITNAGKYEIQMEWSVDDTEAGKPFVIEAGSAKYAGKVGKTGSWETFKKETLGQLKLAAGKQKLVFKPDSQFSKGALLDLRAIELVPVK; encoded by the coding sequence ATGAAGCATTTAATAATTCCAATCTTAACGCTATTCTGCTTTTATACAGAACCATTATTAGCCCAAAATAAACCTTTTAAATGGCCGGAAGGAAAACGAATGGCGATCAGCCTGAGCTTCGACGATGCCCGGCTGAGCAATGTGGATGAAGGAACGGCGCTACTAAACGAATACGGTGTGAAAGCAACCTTTTACCTGGTTCCAAATAACGCAAAACAACGGCTGGAAGGATGGAAAAAGGCAGTAGCCAGCGGGCACGAAATAGGAAACCACTCGATTAACCATGCTTGCAGCGGTAATTTTGTTTGGGCAAGAAAAAATCCCCTGGAAGATTACACACTGGAAAAAATGCGTGAGGAACTCATTGAAACAAACCGCCAGCTGAAAGATATGCTCGGCGTAACGCCCACCGTATACGCCTACCCCTGCGGCCAGACTTCGCTCGGACGTGGAAAAAATACGCAGAGCTTTGTTCCTTTGATCTCGGAATTGTTTGTATCCGGACGCACCTGGCTGGATGAAGCGCCCGTAGACCCCACCTATTGCGATATGGCGCAGCTTACAGGTATGGAAACGGATGGAAAGAGCTTTGAGCAAATTTTAACGATCATTAAAGATGCCGCCAAAAACGGCCAGTGGCTCGTGCTCGCGGGACATGAAACGGCTGCATCCGGTGCGCAAACCACGCGGCTTGATATGCTCCGCCAACTTTGCGCTTATGCCAAAGATCCTGCAAACGGCATTTGGATCGCACCCGTAGGAGAAGTTGCCGCATATGTAAAGGCTGCCCGCGATACGATCAACATTCCCGAAATGGTGGGTCCACAAACCGATGGGAAAATCGTTTTGAATGCAAACACCGGGAAAGGATTAGGACCAAAAATCCAGTATATGCCTGAGTGGAAAGCGTTTGGATGGTTTACAGCCGCGGATCGGGTGGAATGGGATGTGGACATAACTAATGCCGGTAAATACGAAATTCAAATGGAATGGTCGGTGGATGACACGGAAGCCGGTAAGCCATTTGTGATAGAAGCCGGCAGCGCCAAATATGCAGGTAAGGTGGGAAAAACGGGGTCATGGGAAACCTTCAAAAAAGAAACGTTAGGACAACTGAAGCTAGCCGCCGGTAAACAAAAGCTGGTATTCAAACCAGACTCCCAGTTTTCCAAAGGTGCATTGCTGGATCTCCGAGCCATCGAGCTCGTGCCGGTCAAATGA
- a CDS encoding TonB-dependent receptor, translated as MKISLVQILLLCAFFGVSWANDLSAQELLNQRLSLDLKEKKMKMVLKEIEKSADVHFSYSPQVIESGRMVSITVKDATLGEVLKQLLTPLQISYDVTGKQIVLSYAPQMLKPTKENNPGSSAPIDKSINGRVTDDKGDALPGVSIMIKGRTQGTTTDNDGYYKLTVPDGPVSLIFSFVGYTSQEVAADKSSIDIQLTADIKSLTEMVVVGYGVQKKTSVTAAVSTLKGEEVGDIPITNLSNSLGGRLSGVIVKQGSGEPGRDGSSIFIRGISSTGANQPLLIVDNIPRNFQHLDPNTIESFTILKDAAAVAPYGVAGANGVVLVTTKRGKKGTPSLTYNGYVGFQNPTVLPDYASAHQFGLLKNAAAESAGLPKPYTDEELQKFIDGSDTDKYPNHDVRKELIARNAVITTHNIELSGGAERVSYYASVGYQHQAGMWHATNNNRYNLALNLDANVTNSTKISLNLNGRVQKSLYPSINTARIFELLHYAHPQNGPLFFSNGMNGSYVTGSILNSGYQRDNTTSIYTQLSIEQQIPFIEGLSLKGTIAYDPTTEMSKLWTLPVHLASINTSQKPYVITDGIFGQTKPSLNMSTAKNHQLTYQAGLNYNRSFGKNNIGVLGLFEAKANEFMTLAATRRNYNLAIDEINMGSSSNADMTTSGTSSSARQVGVVYRVTYDYADKYLLEASGRYDGSYFFSPEQRFGFFPAFSAGWRLSEEPFLKGKVRWLDNLKVRASYGEVGALAGSPFQYLSTYNVVGPAYVIGGGAVQAVRERNQANPNITWERARKTDIGLEGTLWQGLLNFEVDYFYEKRSNMLVNPDVVLPLEYGIGLSQVNDGIMDNRGFDLSLGSNYRVSNDLQISLSGNLTYAKNKVLQVFETATTFNNPNRRLTGRPLGTQFGFHSLGFFQVEDFDDAGALKPGIAVQPWGKVQPGDIRYEDLDGDGRINDNDITTIGDPVASPRIIYGISPGVKYKNFNLDMLFQGAGKTNFYYDLDAGWAFFNGMGAFANHMDYWTPENRNASNPRITAAPTTNNTQRSSFWMGNAKYLRLKTVTFSYNIPAVVTKKIRTQSARVYVSAQNLFTWTPLRNFDPEIGNNLGRGYPQQKVTSIGLNITF; from the coding sequence ATGAAAATCTCGTTGGTGCAAATACTGCTGCTATGCGCATTTTTTGGTGTTTCCTGGGCAAATGACCTGTCGGCGCAGGAGTTGCTCAACCAGCGGCTTTCGCTGGACCTGAAAGAGAAAAAGATGAAAATGGTGCTCAAAGAGATTGAAAAATCGGCTGATGTACACTTTTCGTATAGTCCCCAGGTTATCGAATCCGGCAGGATGGTCAGTATCACTGTAAAAGACGCTACGCTGGGCGAAGTGCTCAAACAACTGCTCACGCCTTTACAGATTTCCTACGATGTAACCGGCAAGCAGATTGTGCTCAGCTATGCTCCCCAAATGCTTAAACCTACGAAAGAAAATAATCCCGGCTCGTCCGCTCCGATCGATAAATCGATAAATGGCCGCGTGACCGATGACAAGGGTGATGCGCTGCCGGGCGTGAGCATTATGATCAAAGGACGCACGCAGGGAACCACCACGGACAACGACGGCTATTACAAACTGACCGTACCGGATGGCCCGGTTTCCCTCATTTTCAGCTTTGTTGGATACACCAGTCAGGAAGTGGCCGCAGACAAAAGCAGCATTGATATCCAACTTACAGCAGATATCAAATCGCTGACCGAAATGGTGGTGGTGGGTTATGGAGTACAAAAGAAAACATCCGTAACCGCGGCAGTTTCTACATTGAAAGGTGAAGAAGTCGGCGATATCCCGATCACGAATTTAAGCAACAGTCTGGGAGGGCGGCTGTCCGGTGTGATTGTAAAACAGGGTTCGGGAGAGCCCGGACGCGACGGATCCAGCATTTTTATCCGCGGCATCTCTTCTACCGGGGCCAATCAGCCGCTTCTGATCGTTGATAATATCCCTAGAAACTTCCAGCATTTAGATCCCAATACGATCGAATCTTTCACGATTTTGAAAGATGCCGCTGCCGTGGCTCCCTACGGTGTTGCCGGTGCAAATGGTGTTGTGCTTGTGACTACTAAACGAGGAAAAAAAGGCACGCCAAGCCTTACATACAATGGTTATGTAGGTTTTCAAAACCCGACTGTCCTACCCGACTATGCAAGCGCGCACCAGTTTGGCTTACTAAAAAATGCAGCTGCCGAATCGGCTGGTCTGCCAAAACCTTATACAGATGAAGAGCTGCAAAAATTCATTGACGGATCGGATACCGACAAATATCCGAACCATGACGTACGTAAAGAGCTCATTGCCCGGAATGCAGTAATCACGACGCATAACATTGAGCTTTCGGGCGGAGCCGAGCGTGTATCGTATTATGCCAGTGTGGGTTATCAGCATCAGGCTGGTATGTGGCACGCAACCAACAACAACCGGTACAATCTTGCATTAAACCTGGACGCGAACGTAACAAACTCTACCAAAATTTCCCTGAACCTTAATGGCCGGGTACAAAAATCGCTTTACCCATCCATTAATACCGCGCGGATTTTCGAGCTGCTGCATTATGCCCATCCCCAGAACGGGCCGCTGTTTTTCAGCAATGGAATGAACGGTTCCTATGTGACTGGCAGCATTCTGAACAGCGGTTACCAGCGGGATAATACCACCAGCATTTACACGCAACTTTCCATAGAGCAGCAGATCCCATTTATTGAAGGACTGAGCTTGAAAGGCACCATTGCCTACGATCCTACGACTGAAATGAGTAAACTCTGGACGTTACCCGTGCATCTGGCGTCTATCAATACTTCTCAGAAACCATATGTGATCACCGATGGTATTTTTGGTCAGACAAAACCGTCACTGAACATGAGCACGGCGAAAAATCACCAGCTCACCTACCAGGCCGGCCTGAACTACAACCGCTCTTTCGGAAAAAACAACATTGGGGTTTTAGGTTTATTTGAAGCAAAAGCAAACGAGTTCATGACCCTTGCTGCGACCCGCAGGAACTATAATCTGGCGATCGACGAGATCAATATGGGCAGTAGCAGTAATGCGGATATGACAACCAGCGGGACTTCCAGCTCAGCGCGGCAAGTGGGTGTGGTTTATCGTGTCACTTACGATTATGCAGATAAATATTTACTTGAAGCGAGCGGTCGCTACGATGGAAGCTACTTTTTTTCACCTGAACAAAGGTTCGGCTTTTTCCCGGCATTCTCAGCGGGTTGGAGGCTGTCGGAGGAGCCGTTTTTGAAAGGAAAAGTGCGCTGGCTGGACAACCTTAAAGTGAGGGCATCTTATGGAGAAGTTGGCGCACTTGCCGGAAGCCCGTTCCAGTATCTCAGTACATACAATGTGGTTGGCCCGGCATATGTGATTGGCGGAGGCGCGGTACAAGCCGTTCGAGAGCGCAATCAGGCCAATCCGAATATTACCTGGGAAAGGGCCAGAAAAACCGACATTGGTCTGGAAGGGACATTGTGGCAGGGGCTTTTGAATTTTGAAGTGGATTATTTCTACGAAAAACGTTCTAATATGCTCGTCAACCCAGACGTGGTCCTTCCGCTGGAATACGGCATCGGGCTGAGCCAGGTCAACGACGGGATCATGGACAACCGTGGTTTCGACCTCTCGCTGGGATCCAATTACCGCGTTTCCAACGATCTGCAAATATCACTTTCAGGAAACCTGACTTATGCTAAGAACAAAGTGTTACAGGTGTTTGAAACAGCCACTACTTTCAATAACCCCAACAGAAGGCTTACCGGCCGGCCGCTGGGCACGCAGTTCGGTTTCCATTCCCTGGGCTTTTTTCAGGTGGAGGATTTTGATGATGCGGGCGCGCTCAAACCGGGGATTGCAGTTCAGCCCTGGGGCAAAGTGCAGCCGGGAGATATCCGGTACGAAGACCTCGACGGCGATGGGCGTATCAATGACAATGACATTACAACCATCGGCGATCCCGTTGCAAGTCCGCGCATTATCTACGGAATTTCTCCTGGTGTCAAATACAAAAACTTTAATCTGGACATGCTCTTTCAAGGCGCGGGCAAAACCAACTTTTATTACGATCTGGATGCAGGATGGGCCTTTTTTAACGGAATGGGTGCATTCGCAAACCACATGGATTACTGGACGCCCGAGAACCGCAATGCCAGCAATCCGCGGATCACAGCTGCTCCAACCACCAATAACACCCAGCGGTCGAGCTTTTGGATGGGCAATGCAAAATATCTCCGGCTGAAAACGGTCACCTTTTCCTACAACATTCCGGCTGTGGTAACCAAGAAAATCAGGACCCAGAGTGCCCGGGTATATGTATCTGCGCAGAACCTGTTTACCTGGACGCCTCTGCGCAATTTTGATCCTGAAATAGGAAATAACCTGGGCCGTGGTTATCCGCAGCAAAAAGTGACTTCAATTGGTCTGAACATTACGTTTTAA
- a CDS encoding RagB/SusD family nutrient uptake outer membrane protein, giving the protein MINIEIIRNYSGKCLLICLFLTQLSCSKFLEVESREQVSDATLWQTTGNADLFLNNVYSGLPGPFNTYDPGENFTDNAMNGVNGTASRTLYANSVYTPSNTPNVWNLYNSIRAANLFISKATASPLADDWKKLRLAEARFVRAYYYTLLWTNHGGVPIITDVLNQSEQDDEIFRARNTAEETYQFIVSECAAIANDLPLTAEAGRASKGAALTLQGFCELYQASALYNPSNDKAKWLQAAKTNKQVIDLAAYTLFPNYETMLLEANNNNSEVIFAKQYLGGTSLGAGKEGLYGPWIVGGIQFAYGGVNPTQELVDEYAMANGLPISDPASGYDPQKPYVNREKRFYQSVIYDGALWLDKEMVMKQGVGSRNATDLSNTNEATNTGYYLKKGLDPKYAVNGDHKLSSANFVIFRFAEVLLSYAEAQNEAIGPDVSVYEAINAVRKRAELPALKAGLTQAQMRTAIQRERRVELAFEEKRWYDLMRLKLAEKNLNGTVHAMVIEQTGGKWVYKIVPAPEGARAFFANKNYVFPIPQNAIDRNSKLTQNPNY; this is encoded by the coding sequence ATGATAAACATCGAGATTATACGTAATTATAGTGGCAAGTGTCTGTTAATCTGCCTTTTTCTGACACAACTGTCCTGCTCCAAATTCCTGGAAGTTGAATCCAGGGAACAGGTTTCTGACGCTACCCTTTGGCAAACGACAGGCAATGCCGACCTTTTTCTGAACAATGTTTACTCCGGTCTGCCCGGCCCGTTTAACACATATGATCCGGGTGAAAATTTCACGGATAATGCCATGAACGGCGTGAATGGAACGGCAAGCCGGACACTTTACGCAAATTCCGTTTATACGCCGAGTAACACCCCCAATGTCTGGAATTTGTATAACAGCATCCGGGCCGCCAACCTATTCATTTCCAAAGCCACGGCATCGCCACTTGCCGATGACTGGAAGAAATTGAGGCTGGCAGAGGCAAGGTTTGTGCGGGCTTACTATTATACGCTTTTATGGACCAATCACGGCGGTGTTCCCATTATCACCGATGTACTGAACCAGAGCGAGCAGGACGATGAGATTTTCCGTGCACGAAATACAGCGGAGGAAACTTACCAGTTCATTGTCAGCGAATGTGCGGCTATTGCCAATGATCTGCCCCTAACTGCCGAAGCCGGCCGCGCTTCAAAAGGGGCAGCATTAACCTTGCAGGGTTTTTGCGAGCTATACCAGGCAAGTGCGCTTTATAATCCTTCAAACGACAAAGCAAAATGGTTGCAGGCCGCAAAAACCAATAAACAGGTGATTGACCTTGCTGCCTACACCCTGTTTCCGAACTATGAAACCATGTTATTGGAAGCCAATAACAACAACAGTGAAGTCATTTTTGCCAAACAATATCTTGGCGGCACTTCCCTGGGGGCGGGTAAAGAAGGACTGTACGGGCCCTGGATCGTGGGCGGGATCCAGTTTGCTTACGGCGGCGTGAATCCTACGCAGGAGTTGGTGGATGAGTACGCAATGGCAAATGGCCTGCCTATCTCCGATCCCGCTTCTGGCTATGATCCCCAAAAACCTTATGTCAATCGGGAAAAGCGCTTTTATCAGTCTGTTATCTATGATGGTGCATTGTGGCTGGACAAGGAAATGGTCATGAAACAGGGTGTCGGCAGTCGGAATGCGACTGATTTGAGTAATACAAATGAAGCAACGAACACAGGCTATTATCTCAAAAAAGGGCTTGATCCAAAATATGCAGTCAACGGAGATCACAAGCTAAGCAGCGCAAATTTTGTGATATTCCGCTTCGCGGAGGTGCTGCTGAGCTATGCAGAAGCACAGAATGAAGCGATAGGGCCCGATGTGTCAGTATATGAAGCCATTAACGCGGTTAGAAAACGAGCTGAGCTTCCAGCATTGAAAGCAGGACTTACCCAGGCGCAAATGCGCACGGCGATCCAACGGGAGCGACGGGTAGAACTGGCTTTTGAGGAGAAAAGATGGTACGACCTGATGCGTTTGAAACTGGCTGAGAAAAATCTGAATGGTACGGTTCATGCCATGGTGATCGAACAGACAGGAGGAAAGTGGGTATACAAAATAGTGCCTGCGCCAGAGGGTGCGAGAGCATTTTTTGCCAATAAAAACTACGTATTCCCTATTCCGCAGAATGCTATTGACAGAAATTCAAAGCTGACCCAAAACCCTAATTACTAG